A window of the Drosophila simulans strain w501 chromosome 2L, Prin_Dsim_3.1, whole genome shotgun sequence genome harbors these coding sequences:
- the LOC6731128 gene encoding WD repeat and FYVE domain-containing protein 3 — MNVMRKLRGAASAGSVSGSSSGTSTANNSSPGGNRSGTDAGVPTAPNGRSAEEALIDARVQVSLSTLKKLFNEYTHPREPLSEQERDDKLYEMLPLFCKVFSSCPANDMSEKFWDVVAFCQQVSRLMVSEIRKRASNQSTEAASIAIVKFLEVETTEETSSGWMLLATLNLLANGDVSLIQVMTAAAVPSTLVKCLYLFFDLPIVEDDEPSADGGAVSEFNAHERRTLLQKVFVQLLVKLCSYPYPAEELARMDDLTLLFSAITSPCPIHNIVWRKNAAEILTTISRNGLTDAVVSYIHSKGCMALCVDNMQRLTFGNPLEIVEMFVTVFCFLKDSSQVSQILMDDFRASQGYVFLSDFLLKFDNNRSQSLEIQAAIRNLVLMISSLCMCGFYELRPPASQFNTAFKLQNFQLPQATSRETCVRNVYAFQVLQNVFLKSTTPALCCTILDAISRVYHSENANYFILESEQTLSSFAERIHMKSPQIQEKFYDLLEFIVFQLNFVPCKELISLSLLLKHNQSTSCSILCLKTLLNILRHNAVFKDVYREVGILEIFVGCLTRYAAHVQKITKGDESVVVELESEAEEERFDTLGKHVLEALTMLLGGGASNNAQLFREYGGAKCVHELVKFKHCRPQALGIVRELILSAGGDDDMLHILSLMHSVSPLQVEFKIQILNMLLGCLKDSHRTRTVFRKVGGFVYVTSVFVSLDGSMALPQPDIPQQDLILLLQIVFQTLATAMRFEPANAKFFHQEISSSSLCDTLRLLGCFGGSCALQDYTGTYEPQQSLLKYYHEIFSGDILSVSFSEDVPYPLSYVCIVFRLLYSIALDNFEAPNLSGIITLFSDPPTTLRSPSKELAPPVHPSQLNLTQPSPEPRIVHPGVVLCMLQLLPAVEYDMAPLQAVQLQVYLSEIIKSLVRSERNQQIMCDHGLAEKLLKLTRRALAEESHPLHVPMQYILERLAAQALQPTELRQFLRLGEPLSCADIDLQQPYKLGGPVPLTRIKTLVSMTTPRDFRAHGSSTLPPFVELDMSAEGFGCLYLPSLAPQATATAGGTIDANSIGGIGAGDRIFPPQTGLTYSTWFCVEKFSDPKTDPHCVRLLTLVRTIHNPREENLACLSILLSARDKAIVVSTQETLVTPRKSIGDWEPEGSDDGIARIWCPDLLHEGQWHNLVVVLNRAVLKNSSLFLYLDGVPMHTQKLHYIAQHPAAGNASLTSPTQIFGYIGTPPIWRRYSRLCWKQGVCHLIEDVLTQQTVQTIYQLGPHYMGSLQAPQLGKQSESLAPLVPEDRVLLGLNAKAVSKLTLVKIRKVYSRADNKSIAKQLNMNSHENATPIKILHNSAGHLAGAGRSLGGVVVGYLGVRVFSPHPVSAMIDTVGGCNVLLGIIAMAQDVESLYAGVKALTCVVRSNRAAQAEMDRKRCYQTLGMFFKKKKHLLNSHILHLTFGLVGTVNSGQDMSAIPNVTAFQDLLCDLEIWHNAPNGLLRSLLEHLLELVVESSDKKQNVKIMRDLQLLVKLLHIITQIQDHSTREILFSLLETLLGGQPRHTDLLLFGQYVAAKLPQAHSGGLERAVLLPSMKNPAEDQDGGVAQNIYLRNRCLSLLHGLLFTPRNTVNYVICDDISKTLGMDWLLLFMQPHVHFTTVIIAVRILVVICANESFLVRFRDATHNGGYLRFTEMVSQRKMMGLGAQQLNQRPTNGTGTVIVATPQNTIQHLPTQIAGEVRAAALNIPGFQLLEWLMNHHLDVPELYFLITALIMGQPVKVLATEHTKFDLDRVWSFLWGAPVSANTQLPKLNICPEGVCVLLAMVRGIVHGGECAPWLHSHPETIIQLLFSLYQNLTDFAPVMMTGDVVTSLVAVLFPLASRPAESEPNSGASTPTDDTGSSFALPPPETLHGAPQTKLTAHPVCNCIIDFLRVIVVDSLGLNMQGKPTPVIDLVLDAAPESAELPLQVQYQTQIIIALMDHLLAADVLVGEQAALPLVPLLQSQMQYIAPNVFYLTARIVDKLWQGCLARNPHDIFDFVIKLIVQAKRRSSSLSLEHLHHSLNRSILFLLSRPTDDSRADQMSVLEALHKIIQHRLLIFGAGNHELEFIGCLTYCLLQLTADMKIILEPATSRNTTWHVNPQTETAEPKDEDLNQLQGRNLIVGAAFRVWEELYVCKKPAIEEVFKVSLTSPPPNSKAPDLQTTREQVMELASKLWFNYVEAERKATYRAPWELHTQIQSKIQKVTGGLSRLTSRTKTKKEELVRTRSTLTREAAYESTGIHVQLIKDLLDLRAKQYQQMLQHTQRYVYQDWVQSEMELTRERGLWGPTGSCSLDKWILDTTEGPHRMRKKTMRNDVFYLHYPYRPELELADNRQLKYKVASSLDSKTYALHGPQQPRILAEAGEHHAMQQQSSLEAVHSHRLETSSSTSTPPPLVLPKLVGHGSTPCPQESVDGNAPEDDEEEEDTSMTSDNETFLRLLEEQEKISFMFRCARVQGLDTFEGLLLFGKEHCYIVDGFTLLKNREIRDIDTLPPGAYEPIIPNSGGTSSTTSRAVSHKLRQCSKFAYEEIREVHKRRYLLQPIALEVFSEDGRNYLLSFPRKVRNKVNQRFLALATALNDNAQQSVAGQKRTASVEQTAGIFSGLIGETSVTQRWVRGEISNFQYLMHLNTLAGRSYNDLMQYPVFPWILADYDSEELDLTNPKTFRDFSRPMGAQAEERLEQFQKRFKEWDDPHGETPPYHYGTHYSSAMIVCSYLVRLEPFSQPFLKLQGGHFDLADRMFHSIKEAWLSASKLNMADVKELIPEFFYLPEFLSNFNSFDLGTKQNGETLNHVILPPWAKHDPREFIRLHRSALECDYVSQHLHLWIDLIFGCKQQGPAAVDAVNVFHHLFYEGNVDIYNIDDPLKKNATIGFINNFGQIPKQLFKKAHPAKKMGGSRHSALIDPTSLIQGNSTVLQTDRLFFHNLDNLKPSLQPIKELKGPVGQILQPDKTVFAVEQNKVMMPPSYTKYIAWGFADHSLRVGLYDTDRASFVSEASAQNSGEILTCACPNAKMIVTAGTSSVVTIWKFDANRKSLAVKHSLHGHTDAVTCLAASAAYNVIVSGSRDGTAIVWDMTRFTFVRQLRGHAGVVAAVSINELTGDIATCSATWLHVWSINGDALAMVNTCVGSADRMQQILCVAFSQIREWDQQNVIITGSTDGVVRMWSLEHTQVPIDRKLKRGTEVSSQDKPDTVSLEDKDNKDDKMSLMKQIKSLSQSEEEMEIVKSASESSISEASQHSHGSSKSAETGPKAEVHGERRKSSISGAKSLHEMKSATVEGQGSSYDPKSNEDEHAIRPSKSDTSLTDGFVVIDNDRHKGDQILRKGFRWQRQLMFRSKLTMHTAYDRKDNAEPASITALTVSKDHKILYVGDARGRIFSWSVTEQPGRGVADHWLKDEGADQCVKCHVKFTLYERKHHCRNCGQVFCNKCSRFESEISRLRILKPVRVCQACYSQLRTNSLDN; from the exons ATGAATGTAATGCGTAAGCTGCGCGGAGCGGCCAGCGCAGGCAGcgtcagcggcagcagcagcggaacCTCGACGGCGAACAACAGTTCACCCGGGGGCAACAGGAGCGGCACGGATGCCGGTGTACCGACCGCCCCAAACGGACGGAGTGCGGAGGAGGCCCTGATAGACGCCCGCGTCCAGGTGAGCCTCAGCACGCTAAAGAAGCTCTTCAACGAATACACTCATCCGCGGGAGCCGCTGAGCGAACAGGAGCGCGATGACAAGCTCTACGAGATGCTGCCCCTCTTCTGCAAA GTCTTCAGCAGCTGTCCGGCAAACGACATGAGCGAAAAGTTCTGGGATGTGGTCGCCTTCTGCCAGCAAGTATCCCGTCTCATGGTCAGCGAAATCCGAAAGCGCGCCTCCAACCAGAGCACCGAGGCGGCGTCCATTGCCATCGTCAAGTTTCTCGAGGTGGAAACCACCGAGGAAACCAGCAGCGGATGGATGCTTTTGGCTACCCTAAATTTATTGGCCAATGGAGACGTATCTCTCATACAG GTCATGACTGCTGCGGCGGTTCCCTCTACTTTAGTGAAGTGCTTGTACTTGTTCTTCGACCTGCCCATAGTCGAGGACGATGAGCCTTCAGCTGACGGTGGAGCAGTAAGTGAATTTAATGCTCACGAAAGGCGGACGCTTCTGCAGAAGGTGTTTGTGCAGCTGCTGGTCAAGCTGTGCTCGTATCCGTATCCCGCTGAGGAACTAGCCCGCATGGACGACTTGACGCTGCTGTTCTCGGCCATCACATCGCCATGTCCCATCCACAACATTGTGTGGCGCAAGAACGCTGCTGAAATCTTGACCACAATATCAAGGAATGGTCTAACCGATGCCGTAGTTAGCTATATACATT CCAAGGGCTGCATGGCACTTTGCGTGGACAATATGCAGCGCCTGACGTTTGGAAATCCTTTGGAGATCGTTGAAATGTTCGTCACCGTCTTCTGCTTTCTCAAGGACTCCAGTCAGGTATCCCAGATTTTGATGGATGATTTTCGCGCATCCCAAGGCTACGTGTTTCTCAGTGATTTTCTACTCAA gTTTGACAACAATCGTAGCCAATCATTGGAGATTCAAGCGGCCATTCGAAATCTGGTTCTGATGATCTCTTCGTTGTGCATGTGTGGCTTTTACGAGCTCCGACCGCCAGCTTCGCAGTTCAATACGGCTTTCAAACTGCAGAACTTCCAGCTCCCACAGGCCACCTCCCGAGAGACATGCGTGCGAAATGTGTACGCCTTCCAGGTGCTGCAGAACGTGTTCCTTAAGTCAACGACGCCTGCGCTCTGCTGCACAATACTGGACGCCATTTCGCGGGTATACCACTCGGAAAATGCCAACTACTTTATCCTTGAATCGGAGCAAACGCTTAGTTCGTTCGCAGAGCGGATACACATGAAAAGCCCACAAATACAGGAAAAATTCTACGATCTGCTGGAGTTCATTGTCTTCCAACTGAACTTCGTGCCGTGCAAGGAGCTGATCAGCCTTTCGCTATTGCTCAAGCACAACCAGTCGACGTCCTGCAGCATCCTTTGCTTGAAGACACTGTTAAACATTCTCCGGCACAACGCTGTATTTAAAGATGTCTACCGCGAAGTGGGCATTCTGGAGATCTTTGTTGGCTGTCTTACACGCTATGCAGCTCATGTGCAGAAAATTACCAAGGGAGATGAGTCAGTGGTGGTGGAGCTGGAAAGTGAGGCCGAAGAAGAACGGTTCGACACGCTAGGAAAGCATGTTCTGGAGGCCCTCACCATGTTGCTAGGAGGTGGTGCCAGCAACAATGCCCAACTCTTTCGTGAGTACGGTGGCGCCAAGTGCGTCCATGAGTTGGTGAAGTTCAAGCACTGCCGGCCACAGGCTCTTGGAATCGTAAGGGAGCTGATCCTGTCCGCAGGTGGAGACGACGACATGCTGCACATACTCTCACTGATGCACAGCGTCAGCCCACTACAAGTGGAGTTTAAGATTCAGATACTAAACATGTTGCTCGGCTGCCTAAAGGACTCTCATCGCACACGGACCGTCTTCCGCAAAGTGGGCGGATTCGTTTACGTGACCAGTGTATTCGTATCTCTGGATGGCAGCATGGCCCTTCCTCAACCGGACATTCCACAACAGGATCTCattctgctgctgcaaatAGTCTTCCAGACCCTAGCCACCGCTATGAGATTTGAACCGGCCAACGCCAAGTTCTTTCACCAGGAGATTAGCAGCAGCTCATTGTGCGACACACTCCGTCTGCTGGGGTGCTTTGGTGGATCGTGTGCGTTACAAGACTACACCGGCACCTATGAGCCACAGCAGTCGCTCCTCAAGTATTATCATGAGATTTTCAGCGGCGATATTCTAAGCGTCAG TTTCTCTGAAGACGTTCCATACCCGCTGTCATACGTGTGCATCGTATTTCGGCTGCTATACAGTATTGCCCTGGATAATTTTGAGGCTCCAAATCTAAGCGGCATTATAACACTCTTCAGCGATCCTCCGACAACTTTGCGATCGCCGAGTAAAGAGCTGGCTCCACCCGTGCATCCCAGCCAGCTGAATCTCACGCAGCCCAGTCCGGAGCCTAGAATAGTGCACCCAGGTGTGGTTCTTTGCATGCTTCAGCTGCTGCCCGCCGTGGAGTACGACATGGCTCCTTTACAGGCGGTGCAGCTGCAAGTTTATCTAAGCGAAATAATCAAGTCCTTGGTGCGAAGCGAACGCAACCAGCAGATAATGTGTGACCACGGTCTGGCAGAGAAACTGCTTAAGCTGACGCGAAGAGCACTGGCGGAGGAGTCACATCCCTTGCACGTGCCAATGCAGTACATACTGGAGCGTCTTGCCGCTCAAGCATTGCAACCTACCGAATTGCGCCAGTTCCTGCGGCTGGGTGAGCCGCTCTCGTGTGCGGATATAGATCTTCAGCAGCCATATAAGCTGGGCGGTCCCGTTCCCCTGACTCGTATCAAGACTCTAGTGTCTATGACAACGCCGCGTGACTTCCGAGCCCACGGTTCGAGCACGCTCCCACCCTTCGTGGAGCTAGACATGTCCGCCGAGGGATTCGGTTGCTTGTACCTGCCTTCACTGGCGCCACAGGCAACGGCCACCGCTGGCGGAACCATCGATGCAAACAGCATTGGGGGCATCGGTGCTGGCGATCGAATCTTTCCACCACAAACTGGACTCACATACTCCACCTGGTTCTGTGTAGAAAAGTTCTCAGATCCTAAGACGGACCCGCACTGTGTTCGGCTTCTTACTTTGGTTAGGACCATCCACAATCCACGAGAGGAAAACTTAGCATGTTTATCCATTTTGCTTTCCGCACGGGACAAGGCCATCGTCGTCTCGACGCAGGAGACGTTGGTCACACCCAGAAAAA GTATTGGTGACTGGGAACCCGAGGGATCGGATGATGGTATCGCTCGCATATGGTGTCCTGATCTTTTGCACGAAGGCCAGTGGCATAACCTGGTCGTTGTGCTCAACCGGGCCGTGCTGAAAAATTCGAGTCTGTTCCTCTATTTGGACGGGGTTCCAATGCATACTCAAAAGCTGCACTATATTGCCCAGCATCCCGCTGCGGGAAACGCGAGTTTGACGTCGCCTACACAGATTTTTGGATATATCGGTACGCCACCTATATGGCGGCGTTACTCACGTCTCTGTTGGAAGCAGGGCGTTTGCCACCTTATCGAGGATGTGCTAACCCAGCAGACAGTGCAGACAATATACCAACTGGGACCGCACTACATGGGCTCTCTGCAAGCTCCGCAACTTGGCAAGCAGTCGGAGTCATTGGCACCCTTGGTGCCAGAAGATCGCGTTCTCCTGGGGCTTAATGCTAAAGCCGTGTCCAAGCTGACACTAGTCAAGATCCGCAAAGTTTACAGCCGAGCGGACAACAAAAGCATTGCCAAGCAGCTAAACATGAACTCGCACGAGAATGCTACGCCCATAAA AATTCTGCACAACTCCGCTGGACATCTTGCAGGAGCTGGACGCTCCCTTGGCGGAGTGGTAGTCGGTTATCTGGGCGTCAGAGTATTCAGTCCACATCCTGTCTCAGCCATGATCGACACAGTTGGAGGCTGTAACGTGCTCCTCGGTATCATCGCCATGGCTCAAGATGTGGAGTCCTTATACGCAGGTGTCAAGGCTTTGACCTGCGTGGTGCGAAGCAATCGCGCTGCTCAAGCAGAGATGGATAGAAAACGATGCTACCAGACATTGGGCATGttctttaaaaagaaaaagcatCTGCTGAACTCGCACATCCTGCACCTGACCTTTGGTCTAGTAGGCACAGTGAACAGCGGACAGGACATGTCGGCTATTCCAAATGTGACAGCCTTCCAAGATCTTTTGTGTGATCTTGAGATTTGGCATAATGCACCAAACGGACTTCTGCGCTCCCTGCTAGAGCACCTACTGGAGCTAGTGGTGGAGTCCAGCGACAAGAAGCAGAACGTAAAGATCATGCGCGATCTGCAGCTTCTCGTGAAATTGCTGCACATCATTACCCAAATCCAAGACCACTCGACACGAGAGATTCTCTTCAGTCTGCTGGAGACTTTACTGGGCGGTCAGCCGAGGCACACCGATCTACTGCTTTTCGGTCAGTATGTGGCGGCCAAGCTGCCACAGGCCCATTCTGGAGGCTTGGAACGCGCTGTGCTTCTGCCCAGCATGAAAAATCCTGCCGAGGATCAGGACGGTGGCGTGGCCCAGAACATATACCTACGCAATCGCTGCCTATCGCTACTCCACGGACTGCTATTCACGCCGCGGAACACCGTGAACTATGTAATCTGCGACGACATTTCCAAAACACTGGGCATGGATTGGTTGCTACTCTTCATGCAACCGCACGTCCACTTCACCACCGTAATCATTGCAGTGCGCATCCTGGTCGTAATCTGTGCTAACGAAAGCTTTCTTGTGCGATTCCGGGATGCTACACACAACGGCGGTTATCTTCGGTTTACCGAGATGGTCTCTCAGCGAAAGATGATGGGACTCGGTGCCCAGCAGCTTAACCAGCGACCCACGAATGGAACTGGTACTGTCATTGTAGCCACCCCACAGAACACGATACAACATCTGCCCACGCAGATCGCAGGAGAGGTACGAGCAGCGGCCTTAAATATACCAG GTTTCCAGCTTCTTGAATGGCTAATGAATCATCACCTGGACGTTCCGGAGTTGTACTTCCTAATCACCGCTCTGATTATGGGACAGCCTGTAAAGGTGTTGGCTACTGAGCACACAAAGTTCGATCTTGACCGCGTCTGGTCGTTCCTCTGGGGAGCTCCTGTATCCGCCAACACGCAGCTGCCAAAGCTCAACATTTGTCCCGAGGGCGTATGCGTACTCCTGGCAATGGTGCGGGGAATCGTTCATGGTGGAGAGTGCGCTCCTTGGCTGCACAGCCACCCGGAAACAATTATCCAGCTCCTGTTTAGCTTGTATCAAAACCTCACCGACTTTGCGCCTGTGATGATGACGGGCGACGTGGTCACCTCGCTAGTAGCTGTGCTATTTCCGTTGGCATCTCGTCCGGCTGAATCTGAACCAAACAGTGGCGCATCGACACCCACAGACGATACGGGAAGCAGCTTTGCTTTGCCACCACCGGAAACACTTCATGGAGCGCCGCAGACCAAGCTAACTGCTCATCCGGTGTGTAATTGCATTATCGACTTCCTGCGCGTTATTGTCGTGGACTCTCTCGGCCTCAACATGCAGGGTAAACCTACTCCGGTAATAGATCTTGTCCTGGATGCAGCACCAGAATCGGCTGAACTACCCCTCCAGGTGCAGTATCAGACCCAGATAATTATCGCCCTAATGGATCACCTACTGGCCGCCGACGTACTTGTAGGCGAACAGGCAGCACTCCCGCTGGTGCCTCTCTTGCAGAGCCAAATGCAATACATCGCCCCAAACGTGTTTTACCTGACCGCTCGCATCGTGGATAAGCTGTGGCAAGGTTGCCTCGCCCGCAATCCACACgacattttcgattttgtcATAAAGCTGATCGTACAGGCGAAGCGTCGGTCGTCCTCGTTGTCATTGGAGCATCTCCATCACTCGCTGAACCGCAGCATCCTCTTCCTGCTCTCCCGACCCACCGATGACTCGCGAGCTGACCAGATGAGCGTGCTGGAGGCGCTGCACAAGATCATTCAGCACCGCCTGCTTATTTTCGGAGCGGGCAACCACGAACTGGAATTCATTGGCTGCCTAACATACTGCTTGCTGCAGTTGACTGCGgatatgaaaattattttggaGCCAGCAACCAGCCGAAATACCACTTGGCACGTAAATCCGCAGACGGAGACTGCAGAGCCCAAGGACGAAGATCTCAACCAGTTACAGGGTCGAAATTTGATCGTTGGCGCTGCTTTTCGTGTTTGGGAGGAGCTATACGTATGCAAGAAGCCTGCCATTGAGGAGGTATTTAAAGTCTCCCTAACATCCCCACCGCCGAACTCCAAAGCACCTGATCTGCAGACCACGCGAGAGCAGGTCATGGAGCTGGCCTCTAAACTATGGTTCAATTATGTGGAGGCAGAACGTAAGGCCACCTATCGTGCGCCTTGGGAGCTGCACACCCAGATCCAGTCAAAAATCCAGAAGGTTACTGGTGGACTGTCCCGTTTGACTAGCAGAACTAAAACCAAGAAGGAGGAGCTGGTACGAACCAGATCGACCTTAACTCGCGAGGCCGCCTATGAGTCCACAGGCATCCATGTGCAGCTTATAAAGGATCTTTTGGACTTGCGTGCGAAGCAGTACCAGCAGATGTTGCAGCACACTCAGCGCTACGTCTATCAGGACTGGGTGCAGTCGGAGATGGAGCTTACCCGGGAGCGCGGTCTGTGGGGTCCCACTGGCAGCTGCTCACTGGATAAGTGGATTTTAGACACCACCGAAGGACCCCACCGTATGCGCAAGAAAACGATGCGCAATGATGTGTTCTACCTGCACTATCCATACAGACCGGAGTTGGAGCTGGCGGACAATCGGCAGCTAAAATACAAGGTGGCCTCCAGTTTGGATAGCAAAACGTATGCACTGCACGGACCGCAGCAGCCACGCATACTGGCCGAGGCGGGGGAGCACCATGCGATGCAACAGCAGAGTTCTCTGGAAGCAGTGCACTCGCATCGTTTGGAGACCAGCAGTTCGACATCAACGCCACCACCCCTGGTTTTGCCCAAGCTTGTGGGACACGGATCAACACCCTGTCCACAGGAGTCAGTGGACGGCAATGCTCCAGAGGAtgacgaagaggaggaggataCATCGATGACCAGCGATAACGAGACCTTTTTGCGGCTACtagaggagcaggagaagatTAGCTTTATGTTCCGTTGTGCAAGAGTTCAAGGCCTAGACACCTTCGAAGgacttttgttgtttggcaAGGAGCACTGTTACATTGTGGATGGCTTTACGTTGTTAAAGAACCGTGAGATTCGTGACATTGACACTCTGCCGCCAGGAGCATATGAGCCAATCATTCCCAACTCGGGTGGAACCTCTTCGACAACTTCGCGGGCAGTAAGCCACAAGCTCAGGCAGTGCTCCAAGTTTGCGTACGAGGAAATCCGGGAGGTGCACAAGCGTCGCTACTTGCTTCAGCCTATCGCTCTAGAAGTATTCTCCGAGGATGGACGAAACTATCTTCTGAGCTTTCCCCGCAAGGTGCGTAACAAGGTTAACCAGCGGTTCCTAGCTCTGGCCACTGCTCTGAACGACAACGCCCAACAATCCGTGGCGGGCCAGAAGCGCACGGCCAGCGTGGAGCAAACTGCTGGCATCTTCAGTGGACTGATAGGCGAGACCTCGGTGACGCAGCGGTGGGTGCGCGGGGAGATCTCAAACTTCCAATACCTTATGCACCTGAACACACTGGCCGGCCGCAGCTACAACGACCTGATGCAGTATCCCGTATTTCCCTGGATCCTAGCCGACTACGATTCCGAAGAGTTGGATCTGACAAATCCGAAAACATTCCGAGACTTTTCGCGCCCAATGGGCGCCCAAGCCGAGGAACGCCTAGAGCAGTTTCAGAAGCGCTTCAAAGAGTGGGACGATCCGCACGGCGAGACACCGCCATACCACTATGGCACACATTATAGTTCTGCGATGATCGTGTGCTCGTATCTGGTGCGGCTAGAGCCTTTCTCGCAGCCATTCCTCAAGCTGCAGGGTGGACACTTCGACCTTGCGGACCGCATGTTTCACAGCATAAAGGAGGCGTGGCTATCTGCCTCTAAGCTGAACATGGCCGATGTCAAGGAACTCATTCCGGAGTTCTTTTACTTACCCGAGTTCCTCAGCAACTTCAACAGCTTTGATCTGGGTACCAAGCAGAATGGCGAGACCCTTAACCACGTAATCCTGCCGCCGTGGGCCAAGCACGATCCCAGAGAGTTCATTCGGCTGCACAGAAGTGCTCTGGAATGCGACTATGTCAgccagcatttgcatttg TGGATTGACTTAATCTTTGGCTGCAAGCAACAGGGACCAGCCGCCGTCGACGCAGTTAATGTGTTCCACCATCTGTTCTACGAGGGAAACGTGGACATCTACAA CATTGATGATCCACTCAAAAAGAATGCCACAATTGGTTTCATTAATAACTTCGGTCAGATTCCAAAGCAGCTGTTCAAAAAGGCGCATCCTGCGAAAAAGATGGGCGGCTCTCGTCACTCGGCTCTAATAGATCCTACATCTCTGATTCAGGGTAATAGCACAGTGCTCCAAACCGACCGCCTGTTCTTTCACAACTTGGACAACCTCAAGCCGAGTCTTCAGCCCATCAAGGAGCTGAAAGGTCCAGTTGGTCAGATCCTGCAGCCAGACAAGACGGTGTTTGCTGTGGAGCAAAACAAGGTAATGATGCCGCCTTCGTATACGAAATACATAGCCTGGGGCTTTGCCGATCATTCGCTGCGCGTTGGACTCTACGACACGGACCGGGCATCCTTTGTGTCCGAGGCGTCGGCCCAGAACTCGGGAGAGATCCTGACCTGCGCCTGCCCGAATGCCAAGATGATTGTTACAGCTGGCACCAGTTCCGTGGTGACCATATGGAAGTTCGATGCGAACCGAAAGAGCCTGGCCGTTAAGCACTCTTTGCATGGACACACCGACGCTGTGACCTGTTTAGCCGCCAGTGCTGCCTACAATGTTATCGTGTCCGGATCGCGGGATGGCACAGCCATCGTCTGGGATATGACACGCTTCACCTTCGTTCGACAGTTGCGGGGTCATGCTGGTGTGGTGGCTGCCGTTTCCATTAATGAGCTGACCGGGGACATTGCCACCTGCTCAGCCACCTGGCTGCACGTGTGGTCCATCAATGGCGATGCCTTAGCTATGGTCAACACATGTGTGGGCAGCGCGGATCGCATGCAGCAGATCCTATGTGTGGCCTTCTCACAGATCCGGGAGTGGGACCAGCAGAATGTCATCATAACTGGATCAACCGACGGTGTAGTTAGG ATGTGGTCTCTAGAGCATACACAGGTGCCCATCGATCGCAAATTAAAGCGAGGCACGGAGGTATCTTCGCAGGACAAACCCGACACCGTCTCTTTGGAAGACAAGGACAATAAGGATGACAAAATGAGCCTCATGAAGCAAATTAAAAGTCTTTCCCAGTCGGAGGAAGAGATGG AAATTGTTAAATCCGCCTCGGAAAGTAGCATTTCGGAGGCCTCCCAACATAGCCATGGATCGAGTAAGTCGGCTGAGACAGGTCCCAAGGCTGAAGTGCATGGTGAGCGCAGAAAGAGTTCCATTTCTGGAGCAAAGTCATTGCACGAAATGAAGTCTGCTACAGTGGAAGGCCAGGGCAGCAGCTACGATCCCAAATCCAATGAAG ATGAACATGCTATAAGACCGAGCAAGTCAGACACAAGCCTCACTGACGGTTTCGTTGTAATTGACAATGATAGGCATAAAGGCGATCAGATTCTTAGAAAGG GCTTCAGATGGCAACGTCAATTAATGTTCCGATCGAAGTTAACCATGCATACGGCATACGATCGCAAGGACAATGCTGAGCCAGCCAGCATAACAGCATTAACCGTGTCCAAAGaccataaaattttatatgtCG GTGATGCACGCGGTCGCATCTTTTCATGGAGCGTTACGGAGCAACCTGGTCGCGGAGTGGCTGATCATTGGCTGAAAGATGAGGGGGCAGATCAGTGCGTCAAGTGCCACGTCAA ATTTACACTCTATGAGCGTAAGCATCATTGTCGCAACTGTGGCCAAGTTTTCTGCAACAAGTGCAGTCGCTTCGAGTCGGAAATCTCGCGTCTGCGAATCCTGAAGCCGGTCAGGGTGTGCCAGGCGTGCTACAGTCAGCTGCGCACGAACTCGTTGGACAATTAG